A stretch of DNA from Roseovarius faecimaris:
ACCGATATGCTGCGCAGCCTGCGCGCCCGCCAGCATGACGCGGGTCTGACCCCGCCAGTGACGAAATGGGCGCTGCGCGGCTGGGGCTGGCTGGCGCGGCGGCCAAAGCTCTATCACCGGGTCACAGGGTTGGCGGTTTTTGTCATGCGGGTGTGGTCGATGAACAAGGGCCGCATCCGGCGCTTTCCGATGGCGGGGAACTGGACCAGACACCGCGACCTGCCGCAGCCCGAGCTTGGCACCTTCATGCAGCAATATAAACGGAGGCAGGGCAAATGAGCGATGCACGCGCGGCCATTTTCGCCGCCATTCGCGCGGCCAACGGGCCAGAGGGCGATGCCGCCGGAATTGCCGCCGAGGCGCAGGCGTTACTTGAGGGCATCGATGCGCGCCGTCCGGGTTTCACCGGGCAGAGCAATCTGGACCGGTTCATCGAAAAGGCCACGTCGGAGCGGGTCACCGCCACGGTCGCGCAGGTGCAAAGCTTGTCTGACGTGCCGGGTGCCGTGACGGCCTATCTGGAGGCCAAATCCCTGCCGCGCCGCGTGGCGATGCAGCCGCGCGCCGTGCTTGCCGGGCTTGGCTGGGACGGTTTCAAAATCCATCACAGCCCCGAGGCCAACGAACCGGTGGCGGTGTCCATCGCCGATCTCGCCGTGGCTGAAACCGGCTCGGTCGTATTCCGCTCCGCCGCCGATGCGCCGGTGCTGATGAATTTCCTGCCGCTGCATCACCTAGTCGTGGTCGAAACCGGCAAGATCCGCCGCCATCTGGAGGATGTTTTTGCCGAGTTTGGCGCCGATCAGGCGACCCAGCCGCGCAACCTGAGCATTGTCACCGGCACCAGCGGCACGGCCGATATCGAGGCCAAGAATGTGCGCGGCGCGCATGGCCCGCGCTTCATGCATCTCATACTTGTCGGCTGATCAATCCTCCTATGTCGCGCAGGGACCTGCCGGGAGTCGTTCCTTGGATTGACCCTCGGGCCAAACATGGCCAGTATTCCCCCAGCGCGCGACTGAATGCGCATTCAATAGTGAGATTCGATGGGGAGCGAACGGATCAGATGAAATATGTGAAACCCGAAAGCCTTGAGGCCGCGGCGACACTGCTGGCCGCAGAAGCGGGCACTTCCCGTATTCTGGCGGGGGGCACTGATGTGCTCGTGCAATTGCGGTCAGAACTGGTCGAGCCGGACCTGATCGTGGATATCAAGCATCTCGACGGTCTGCGCGATATTGTCGAAGAGAATGGCGGCTTCCGCATCGGTGCCGGTGTTTCCGGCGCGCAGATGGGCGAACATGCCGCGCTGTGCGCAGCCTGGCCCGGCGTGGTCGAAGGGGCCGAACTGATCGGATCGACCCAGATCCAGGGGCGCTGTACCATGGTGGGCAATCTCTGCAACGGGTCGCCCGCGGCAGACAGCGTGCCGGGTATGGTGGCCGCAGGCGCCGTGGCGCGCGTGCATGGCCCTGATGGCGAACGCGACGTGCCGGTGAAAGAGATCCCCGCAGGTCCGGGCAAGACAAACCTCGGCAAGGGTGAATTCATCACCTCGATCTTCCTGCCCGCGCGACCCGCAAACGCATCGGACGCCTATCTGCGTTTCATCCCGCGCACCGAAATGGACATTGCCGTGGCCTCGGCTGGCGTGAACCTTGAACTGGCTGAGGATGGCACCGTTTCCGCGGCCCGCGTGGCCGTGGGCGCTGTTGCCCCAACCGTCCGGCTTGTCCCTGATGCAGGGGCGGCTCTTGTGGGCTCCAAGCTGGACGACGCCGCGATTGCCGCGATGGTCAGCGCGGTCGAAGCCGCCTGCTCACCGATCGACGACAAGCGCGGCACGGTGGAGTACCGCACCACAACCGCCGGTGTGCTGGCCAAGCGCGCCGCCCATATTGCCTATGACCGCGCCGGAGGTGCGAAATGAAGAACCTGCATGTAACCACAACGATCAATGGCGACGCTGCCGAGTTTGTCTGCGAGCCGGATGAGACGCTGCTCGACGCCCTGCGCAACCGCCTCGGGCTGACCGGGGCCAAGGAAGGTTGCGGCACCGGCGATTGCGGCGCTTGTTCGGTCACGCTCAACGGGCGGCTGGTCTGCTCGTGCCTGGTGCTGGCGGCCGAGGCCGAGGGTGCCGAGGTGGCCACGATCGAAGGCATGGCCGATGGCGATCAGCTGCATCCGCTGCAACGGGTGTTTATCGAGAAGGCGGCCCTTCAATGCGGTGTCTGTACGCCCGGTATCCTGGTGGCCGCCAAGGCGCTGCTGGAGAAAAACCCGGATCCGTCCGAGAGCGAAATCCGCTACTGGCTGGCCGGCAATCTCTGCCGCTGCACGGGATATGACAAGATCATCAGGGCGGTGCAGGACGCTGCCGCCGAAATGAGGAGCGCGTGAGATGGCTTTCGACGAGAATGTGAAAACGGAATTCAAGGTCGTCGGCACGCGGGTGAAACGCCCCGACGGCATCGACAAGGTCACCGGCCGCGCGCTTTATGGCGCGGATTTCAACGCGCCCGGGATGCTGGTTGGCCGCATCCTGCGCAGCCCGCACGCCCATGCCCGGATCGTCAGCATCGACACATCCGAGGCTGAAAAGCTTCCAGGCGTGAAGGCGATCGTGACCAGTGCGGACCTCGCGGACCCGGAAGATGATTTCTTCCGCGATATCCGGGATAACTGCCTGGCGCGGGACAAGGTGCTGTATGATGGCCATGCCGTCGCCGCCGTGGCCGCGACCAGCCGCTCGGCCGCCAAAGCCGCCGCGCGGGCAATCAAGATCGAATATGAAAAGCTTCCCCATGTCACCGACGTGGACGAGGCAATGAAGCCTGACGCGCCGGTGGTGCAGGCGGGGCGCTCCGACGAAAGCGTGCCCGAGGGCCTGTCGGAGAATGTGACCAGCTATTTCGAGTTCGGTCATGGCGATCTCGACGCAGGCTTTGCCAAGGCCGACAAGATCATCGAGCGCAGCTTCAAGACCGCCGCGACGCATCAGGGCTATATTGAACCGCATGCCTGTCTGGCCACGATGGGCTCGGACGGGCGCGGCGATCTGTGGTGCTGCACCCAGGGGCAGTATTTCGTGCGCACGATCTGCTCGGAAGTCTGCGGGATCGAAGCGACGCAACTGCGCGTCACCGCATCCGAGATCGGCGGCGGCTTTGGCGGCAAGACCACCTGCTTCATCGAGCCTGTGGCGCTGGCCCTGTCGAAGAAATCGGGCCGCCCGGTCAAGATCGTGATGAGCCGCGAAGAGGTGTTCCGCGCAACCGGGCCAACCGTATCTTCCTCGTCGGATGTGAAGATCGGGATGACGAAGGATGGCCGGATTACAGCGGCCACCGCCAAGCTGCGCTATCAGGGCGGCGCGTTTCCATGCGGCACCGTAGAGTTCGGCGCGCAGTCGGCCTTTGCCGCCTATGATCTGGAGGCGGTGCGCTCCTATGGCTGGAACGTGCTGACCAACCGCCCGAAAGAAGCGGCCTATCGCGCGCCCGGTGCGCCGATGGCGATCTACGCGGTGGAAAGCGTGGTCGATGAGCTGTGCCAGGAGCTGGGTCTTGACCCGCTCGACGTGCGCCTGAAGAACGCCGCACGCAAAGGCACGCTGGCCTCTTACGGGCCGACCTTCAACGATATCGGCCTAGTCGCCACGCTGGAGGCCGCCCAGGCGCATCCGCACTATGCGGCCCCGCTGGGTGAAAATCAGGCGCGCGGCCTCTCCTGCGGGTTCTGGTTCAACTTCGGGGGCAACACCTGTGTGTCGCTCAATGTGAACCATGACGGCACCGTCGGCGTGGTTGAGGGCAATCCCGATATCGGTGGTTCGCGCGCGTCGATTTCGATGATGGCCGCCGAAGAGCTGGGCATTCCATACGAGAAGGTACGGACCGTCATCACTGACACCAACTCGCTTGGCTATAACGACGTGACCGATGGCAGCCGCGTGACCTTTGCCGTGGGTCTGGCCACGATCGAAGCCGCCCGCGCCGCCAAGCGCGAGATGTGCAAGCGGGCCGCGCAGATCTGGGGCATCGACGAAGAGGCGGTGGTCTGGGAAGACGGCGCCGCGCGCCCCTCTGGCCCCAACGCCGGAGAGCACCCGCCGATGAGCCTGGCCGATATCGCCGCCGTGATGGATCAGACCGGCGGGCCGATTGCCGGCCACCACGAGGTGAATGCCGACGGTGCCGGTGTCAGCTTTGGCGTGCATCTTGTGGATGTCGAGGTCGACAAGGAGACCGGATCGACCAAGGTCCTGCGCTACACCGTATTCCAGGATGCGGGTAAGGCGGTGCATCCCGACTATGTCGAAGGCCAGATGCAGGGCGGCGCCGTGCAGGGTATCGGCTGGGCGCTGAATGAAGAGTATATCTATGGCGAGGACGGGCGGCTGCAGAACCCGGGCTTCCTGGATTACCGCGTGCCGGTCGCCTCGGACCTGCCCGCCATCGAGCCCGTAATTCTCGAGATCCCCAACCCGGGCCACCCCTACGGTGTGCGCGGTGTGGGCGAAACCTCGATCGTGCCGCCGCTGGCCGCGATTTCCAACGCCGTGTCCCGCGCCGCCGGGGTGCGCATGACCGAGTTGCCGATGTCGCCGCCGCGCGTGCTCAAGGCGCTCTCGGGGGGCTGATCCGCATGGTCCGGGTCAAACTGTGGGGGTCTCTCCGCGACCTGGCTGACGGGCAGGAATATGTCGAGGTAGAGGCCAGCAACTTCAAACAGTTGCTGGACCAGCTCGAAGAGAAGTATCCGGCCCTCAAACCTCAGATCAAGCGCGGGGTCTCCCTCGCGCTTGATGGCGTGATTTATCGCGAGGCATGGTTCACCAAGATCAGCGAAGACAACGAGGTCGTGCTCATGCCTTACATGGTGGGCGGCTGACGCCCGGTTTGTTCAGACAAGTTTAATCGTTAAGCCGCGCGCAACATCTCTCTGCTAAGCCTTAACCCGGGTGAGTAAAAAGGTGGTGGAGATGAGCGCGCAAGGCAATGTCGCGCCTATCATCATCAAAAAGAAGAAAGTCACCGGCGGCGACGGGCACCATGGCGGTGCTTGGAAGGTCGCTATAGCATATTCCTTTAGCTTAGGCGCTTTTGCGCCTGTGAAACGTCCCGCCCCCGATTGAGAGACGGACTAAGCTGTCGTTCTGAACTTTGCGCCGCGGCGATAGATGCGCGGCGCGCCACCCGATTTCAGATGCAGGCTCAGGATGAACCGGAAAATGCTAATGGAACATGAAATGCGCCGGACCAACTCCCGGGCATTTAAGACAAATCTTCAGGCGCGCTTCTCAACCTTGTGGTCCACCTCGCCCTGAATGGTCTGTTTGCGCCCGGCGGCGTCATACGTCTCCAGAGTCCGGCGGATCCGGCGAAGGGCCGCCAGCCGGGCCGCGACCTTGCGAATCCCCTGCAGCGCGCCGTCCAACAGCACCTGATTGCGCGCCACCTTGCTCTGCAGGTCTTTCAAAGGGGGTTGCTGTTCCGGCTGAATGGCGTTCAGCGCGTCGATCAGCTGCTCCTTCTCTTCTGCAATCGCGGCGATGGCGTCGAGCTCTCCGTTCAGCAGCGCCCGGCGTTCGACATCGAGAAGACCGTCCAGCTGGTCGATCAGATTTTGCGGGGTCGGATCAGTCATCTTTCGTCTCCATCATCGCTTTGTAAAAACTTTCGGCCAGTCCGATTCCGCCCCGGCGCACCATGGCCTCGGCCAGCGCCTGACGATGAAACGACGCGAACTGATCCTCGCCCACCCCGCCGCTGAAGCTGTTCGGCTGCGTGCCAAGCCCGGCGGATTTCAGCATCTCGGCCAGAAACGTCGCTTCCAGCTTCTCGGCAGCGGCGCGGGCATCGAGCCGGGGCACCATGCGCGCCGTGGCGGGGACGGGGGGAAGGGGTAAAAGATCGGTCACCGGAATACCTCGAATTGCAGAAACTCGGGTGTATTTGACCGCAAATCGGTAAAGAACCAGTAACTCGTGTCTGCCATTCTGCCCTGAACGGAAGAATTCCCGGAGGCTCGAATGCAGCAGATATCTCTCTCTGTCCCTAAGCTCATACGCCCGGACACGCCGTCATTGGCCGCGTATCCCGACCAGGCCCACGCGTCTCGTGATGCGGGGGCGAGTGGCCAGGGCAGGGCAAACTTTGCCGACCTGCTCGCGGAAGAGGTGCTGCCGCCCGCGGACCCGGACGATCCCGCGCATCCGGACCCGGCCGAAGCGGTGACGGAAGATGAGGCTGAGACCGGGCCGCACCCGGTCGCCTCCGACTCCGATTCAGATAGGGTATTGGCAGAGGGGGAGGCACCGCCTCAATCCGTGGCAGCTCTGCCCATGCGTGGTGAGCATTCCGATGCCGCCCCCGCGGTCCGCACAACGCCCGCCGATCCCGCGCAACCCGTCCTGGCGGCGCAAACATCGCCCCCGGCCCATGCTCAGGGCCATCCGTCCCGGCCCGCCGCGCAGGCAGACAACGATCGCAGCGTACCGCGCTCCGAATTGCCAGATCGCCCCGATCTGCCCGCCAAGGCCCGGTCAGCGGATACTCCCGGGCTGACACGCACCGGCGCCACCCCGGGAAACACCCGGTCGCAACAGCTCGCGCCGCCCCGGGTCGCCACCGCACAGGTCGCCGCCCAGGCCAATGTAACGCTGCCCTCGCAAGAGCCATACAGCCCCCGACCCCCCTCATCAGCGCCCCCCGGCCCGGAGCCATTGACCGCTATGAACCCGGCCGATCGCCAGATGGTGCAGGCCGATCCAGATGTGCGCCCCGGTCTTGAAACGGCGCGGGAAACTGTGCGCAACAATCTGAATCAAAATACGTTCTCTGCACCTGCTGGCGGTCATGCCAGCCCGTTATCGGCGCCTCCCGGGCCGCAGGGCGCACCGGACGCCGCGCCTCGTCTGACCGCTCCGGGCCAGGTCATGCAGGCCGCTCCCGAGCAAAGACAGCCGGGCGACTCCTGGCAGCCCGGGCAGGCCGGGCGACTGCTGGCGGCCCTGCATGCGGCCCCCAACGCGGCCCTGAACGGCGATCCAAAAGGCATGTCCGTTGCGGTGGAGGTGCAGGCGCAGCAAGCGACGCAGCATGTCGCCCAGGCGCAGCCTGCCACCCTCTCGTTGCAAGGCGCGGCAAGCGGTGCGCCCTCCCTGGTGCCCACCCCCGCCGCAGCCCGTGACCCTGCGGGTGACGGGCCCCTGCAGGTGGATGAGCTTCGGCTTTCGGCGGAGCCTGGCACTGCGCCGCTGCGCCCCGTCGCCGCGGGCCATCTACAGCGTCCTGGCACGCCACCCCATATTGCCGCGCAGATCGCGGGGGCCATTCAGCGCGGCGGGCCAAACCCCACGATCGACCTCTCGCTGAACCCGGCCGAACTTGGCCGCGTCAAGATCAGCCTGCAGCCCTCCGATGGTGTCGTTCTGGTGCATGTCGTCGCGGACCGCGGTGAGACGCTGGATCTCCTGCGCCGACATGCAGAGCAGCTGGCGCAGGAGTTCCATTCCATCGGATATGGTGAAGCGCAGTTTTCCTTTTCCCGGCAATCGTCCGATCAGGGCCCCGCGAATGAAGCAGGACCGCATGTTGAGGGGTCCCGTGAACACCCGCTCGCCCCCGGAGAGGGTACCCCTCTCCCCCGTCCTTCGATCGGTCTGACCATGTCTGACCGGGTCGACATCCGCGTTTGAAAGGCAGCTCATGGATATCGGATCAACCCAATCGACCAACCCCTTCGCCACCGGGCAGACGGCACCGGCCAGCGATCAGGGCAGCACGGTCATCAGCTCGGATTTCGAGACCTTCATCAAGATGCTCACCGTACAGATGGAAAATCAGGACCCGCTCAACCCCGTGGAAGCGACGGATTTCGCCGTTCAGCTCGCGCAGTTCTCAACGGTGGAGCAACAGGTGCTCACCAACTCCCTGCTTACCAATCTCGGCGCGCAGGTCGGCGCGCTCAGTGTGGCGCAGCTCTCTGGCTGGGTCGGGATGCAGGCCCGTGCCGAAATGCCGGTGGTGTTTGACGGCGCGCCCGTCACGCTGACCCTTCGGCCCGACAGCCTGGCCGACACGGCCGAGCTGGTGGTGCGCAATGAACAGGGTGCGGAGGTGGCGCGCCAATCGGTTCCGACCGGATCTGGCGCGTTTGACTGGGCCGGAACGCTCGCCGACGGAACGCCGCTGCCCTATGGCACCTATGATTTGAGTGTTGAAAGTTTTTCCGCCGGGCAAACCATCGCGACAACCCCGGTCGAGGTACATTCATTGATCGTCGAGGCCCGAAATGATGCGGGCGTACCGACGCTGGTGATGGAGGGAGGGCAGGTTGTGGCCGCCTCCCAGATTCTCGGACTGAGCGAGTCGGCCCCCTGAAATCATGCCTTCACCGGGCCGCTCAGGCGTGGCGTAACAGCCTGGTTAGACGCATCTTTTCCACGCTGACACCGATCCGGACCATGGATCAGGCGACTTGGTCGATCAGAATCAAGCCGAATTGCTGCAAGTGAAAACGGCATTCCGCGCATTTTTTTTGGCCATACGCATGTTTCCGCTAACTGAATTATGCTGCATATGCATAAAAAACCCTGCCTCCTTCGGATATTCCCCTTATTTATCAGGAGATTGCCAAATATGTGGCATATTTGCGCAAGTTCACGTCTATCGGGATTTTCCAATGAAAAACTGGGTTTTAAACTGTTTCTACTTATGCAATAGTCCCACCGATCCTATATCAACGGGGTCTAAGGATCTCAAAATACCGGTTTGGAGAATGTGATGAAAAAGATTACCACGATTGCTGCTGTTGCCGCCATGATGGCTGCTTCCGCAACTTCGGCACTGGCTGGCACGCTGGAAGAGCCCGAAGATCCCTATATCGCTCCCGCGGTTCCCGCTGGGTCCAGCGGTAGCCTGGGTGGTGGTGCTGGTGCCGTGATCGCAGGCGTTGCTGCTGCTGCTCTGATCGCAGCCGCTGCAAGCGACAGCGACGACCCGATCACCACGACCACCAACAACTGATCCGACCGGGCGTAAGCCCGACGATCCGTTGACGGAATAGAACGGCCTGGTCCAGTTGTGACCAGGCCGCTTCTTTTTGTGCTGCGAATCGGTGCTTTGAAAACGCGCCTTGCCGGGCAACGACGCCCTTGACCCACGCGCCTGGACACGCGGGCTATCGTTGGTTGAAAGGGGTGTTCTGGGTCTTAACGCAGGGTCTGAACCACGGTGAGCCCGTAAAAATCGCTCAGCCACTGGACCGATTGCACCACACGGCCCGATCCATCGACCCGATAGATATTGCGGAACGTGCGGTCACCGGACTGACAATTCTCGGTCATCTCGACGGTCATCCGGTCAATCGCGCCCACCCGCACCCGCGTCGAGGCGCCCCGGCTGATGCTGCACTGCGCACGCATCTCGACAATCTGATTCTCGCCATCGAGGTAACGCTGCACCCGCGTGGCATTTCCCGACGACCGGGACGACACCAGCGCCAGCGTCTGATCGACATCCGACGACATCAGGTCATTGCGAAGCCCGCGCGTGGCCGTGATCAACCCGTTGCGCGTGGTGATGCTGCGCCGCTCGGTATCTTTCGTCCAGCTCGTCCAGGTCCGGTAGGGACCGTTGCTGGCGATCTGGCGCAGGATCACGTTGTTGTTGGTCTTCTCGAACGTGGCCAGGGCCAGCGGGCCATCCAGCACGTTCAGCGCCTCATTCACCGCCACCTGCACCTGCGCCGGGTCTTCAACCACCACAGCCGTCTTGGGCGCGGTCGCGGATTTCAGGAAGCTCAGGGCATCCACATCCTTGCGCCCGTTGGAGCAGCCCGCCAGGGCCAGGCCCGCCACAAGAGCGGAGGTCAGGTAAAGAAATCGTGTCACGTTCATCTCCAGAACTTGCCCCAGCTCTTCGCGATCTCGGGCTCGTGCGAATCGCGGATGGTTTCGTAAAGCCGCCCCTGTACAGACAGCCGCGCGCCGCCGTCACGCGTGATCGGCTTGAGCGTTATGCTGGAGGTTTTCTGCGTCGGCGTACCAAGCGCCCAGGACAGCGGGATCGTCAGGCGGATCCCTTTGTCAAACGACCCTTCGCCAAACTCGGCTGCCGAAACATCGGTTTTGGTCATGTAGGCGCCGACCTTCCAGCCGTTCGCAAACTCCCGGTCAAGCGCGACCGTCGCGCCCCAATCTCCGGCCAGGTACCGCCCTGCATCCACCTGCCCGTGAAAGCCGTTGCCAAAGTCGTAATAGGCCGAGACATGCCCGCTCGCCCGCGGGATCACCCCGCCCGGCGTGGTGCGCGACCGGAAGCCCAGAAGCTGATCAAACTCGCGCGGCTCGACATAGTTGGCCTCCACCCCGAAGGCGAGGCGGCTGTTCACCGGCTTCCAGAGCATTTCGGCCGACACCCCGGCATACATGCTCTCCAGATAGCCCACCGTGACCCGGCCATAGAGGTTCTCTGCCGGGCGGAAATATTTGGCCAGTGTCAGATTGTCGATCACCGGCTCATCCGTGCGCACGTAAAGCTGCGCATCGGACCGCACCCGCGGCAGCACCGAGTTGTTGATCTGGTTGATCTCATCGAGGTTGCCCACCAGCTTCTGCGAAAGCGAACCCTGCGCAATCCAGCCCCCGCCAAACTCATAAGACGCCTTCAGGCGCACGCCCGCATCGGCGCGCACAGGCTCGCTCGGATCAAAGAAACTGGTGCGCACATAGGGCCCGAGCGACCAGTTGAATTTCGGATAGAGCCCCGGCAGCGCATCGGGGAAATCCGAAAAGCGCAGCGTATCGCTGAACGTGGCGGCCGCCAGCGCGCTTGCGGCGGGCTCATTCTCCAGCCGCTCAAGCTGCGACCGGCTGATGGTTATCGTGCTGGCCGGGATACCCTTGGTCATCTGCGTCACATGGATCGTCTCGACCGAGGCGGGCAACGTCCGGCTCAGATTGCGCAGCGTCCGGCCAAGGGCCTGCGCCCCGGCGTCATAGGTCTCATTGCGGATGCGCACATGCGCGGTGCGCCCGCTGACCGAGATACCGTCCAGGTCAATCCCGTCGCGATCGAGGCTCTTGTCGACCGAACGGGTGATCACATCCACATTGCCGGGCTCTGTGGTCCAGCCCAGATCGGCGGCCGACCCCGGCGCACGCACCGCCACGGGCATGGGCGCGCCCTCGGCCCCGCCCGGCGCAGGGGCGTTTTTCGGATTGAGCGTCAGGTTGATCCGCGCCCCGAATTCCGAGCCATGAAGCGAATAGGCGCTCAGATGCACATCATCGGTGATCTTGTAGCTTGCCCCGAAGTTCCACGGCGTCTTGCGCTCGAATATCCCCGCGCCGACCTCCTGATCATAAGCGTCCGAGGAATATTCCGCGCTAAAGCTAAGCTTGTCGGTCACATCGAAGCTCGCCCCGCCAAAGAACGAATAATCGCCGCGGAACCAGTCATCGACCGAAAAATCCCCCCCCGTCGACAGCGGGTTGAACCCGGGCCGTGTTCCGGTGTTGCCAAAGCTGTTATAGCTGCCCAGCCGGCCCCAGCCGACACCGCCCGTCACGCGCAGACGGTCGCCGATGGATTTGGTGGCGACGATGTATTCCCCACCCAAAAGCCCGGTGCCGACAAAATCCTGCAGGCCCACGGCCACCGCAGGCGTCCAGTCCGTTTCGTTGAAGACCCTGAAACGCAGGTCGAAACTGCGGTCGTAATAGGTGGAAAACTGCGGCGTCAGGTTGTCCGTGCCCGCATAGCGGAAACTGCCGGTCAGGCGCGGGGTCAGCTGAAAGGTCAGCGTGGTTTTGGATGCCCCGTCGAAATAGGCGAAGGTGGTGCCAAGCTGGGCATCGGGCGCCATTTCGGCCGTTGGCATGTCGATAAGCCCGCTGGGCGTACCATATGTATTGGTTAGCGTCGTCGTCAGGTTTTCCGGCACCGCGGCGACGGGCCAGGCCAATGCGGCCGCTGTCAGTGCAATCTTGCTGGTCGTCCGGGTCACGAGGAGAGCTCCCACCACGTCTGTTCTTGGCGGCAGTCTAGACAATTCATCCGTGGGGAACAACGGCGGGATGACGCAAAGTCAGCGAAGCGGGGTGTTGTTACAAATTGGTGACGATCCGGGCGTGCCGGGCGTCAGATCAGCGCCAGAATTGCGGCGCAGATACCCCCGCCCAGCGCCGCCCCGACGATCAGAAGCGCCGCCGTCTTGCGGCCATTGCGCGGGGCCGGGGCAGGCGGGGGCGAGGAATGCTGGATCAGGGCATTCTCCACGATCATCGGCAGGCGCGGCCCATAACGCGACAGCACCATCATCGTCTTGCCAAGGTCACGCACCAGTGCCGCGGGCCCGATGCTCTGCTTGATGTAGTTTTCCACCACGGGCCGGGCGACCTTCCAGATGTTGATCTCGGGGTTGAGCGAGCGCGCGACACCCTCCACCACCACCATCGTCCGCTGCAAAAGGATCAGCTCGGTGCGGGTTTCCATCCCGAAACGCTCGGTCACTTCAAACAGATAAGTCAGAAGACTGCCCATGCTGATCTTGGTGGCGTCCATCCCGAAGATCGGCTCACCCACCGCCCTCAGCGCCCGGGCAAATTCGTCCACATCGCGGTCGGCAGGCACGTAACCGGCTTCAAAATGCACCTCCGCCACCCGGCGGTAATCGCGCTTGATGAAGCCATAGAGGATCTCGGCATAGACCCGGCGGGTGTATTCGTCGATATGGCCCATAATCCCGAAATCATAGGCAATCAGATCGCCATTGGCGGCGACCTTCAGGTTGCCCTGATGCATGTCGGCGTGGAAATACCCGTCGCGCAGCGCATGGCTGAGAAAGAGCTGCAACACCCGCTCGCCCAGCGCCACGCGGTCATGCCCCGCCGCATCGAGCGCCACATTATCGCCCAGTGGCACCCCATCGGCCCAGCCCATGGTCAGAACGCGGCGGCTGGACAGATGCCATTCGATCTCCGGAAGCTGAAACCCCGGATCGTCCGAGGTGTTCGCGGCAAACTCACTGGCCGAAGACGCCTCCAGCCGCAGGTCGAGCTCGCCCATCACCACGCCCTCGAAATGCGCGATCACATCCGTGGGTCTGAGTCGCCGCGATGCGGGCGACAGAAACTCGATCACCCGTGCGGCAAAGTAAAACGCGTCGATATCCTTGCGAAACGCCCGTTCGATATGCGGCCGCAGCACCTTCACGGCCACATCCCGCCCG
This window harbors:
- a CDS encoding MoaD/ThiS family protein, producing MVRVKLWGSLRDLADGQEYVEVEASNFKQLLDQLEEKYPALKPQIKRGVSLALDGVIYREAWFTKISEDNEVVLMPYMVGG
- a CDS encoding LutC/YkgG family protein; the encoded protein is MSDARAAIFAAIRAANGPEGDAAGIAAEAQALLEGIDARRPGFTGQSNLDRFIEKATSERVTATVAQVQSLSDVPGAVTAYLEAKSLPRRVAMQPRAVLAGLGWDGFKIHHSPEANEPVAVSIADLAVAETGSVVFRSAADAPVLMNFLPLHHLVVVETGKIRRHLEDVFAEFGADQATQPRNLSIVTGTSGTADIEAKNVRGAHGPRFMHLILVG
- a CDS encoding flagellar hook capping FlgD N-terminal domain-containing protein; this encodes MDIGSTQSTNPFATGQTAPASDQGSTVISSDFETFIKMLTVQMENQDPLNPVEATDFAVQLAQFSTVEQQVLTNSLLTNLGAQVGALSVAQLSGWVGMQARAEMPVVFDGAPVTLTLRPDSLADTAELVVRNEQGAEVARQSVPTGSGAFDWAGTLADGTPLPYGTYDLSVESFSAGQTIATTPVEVHSLIVEARNDAGVPTLVMEGGQVVAASQILGLSESAP
- a CDS encoding (2Fe-2S)-binding protein translates to MKNLHVTTTINGDAAEFVCEPDETLLDALRNRLGLTGAKEGCGTGDCGACSVTLNGRLVCSCLVLAAEAEGAEVATIEGMADGDQLHPLQRVFIEKAALQCGVCTPGILVAAKALLEKNPDPSESEIRYWLAGNLCRCTGYDKIIRAVQDAAAEMRSA
- a CDS encoding flagellar hook-length control protein FliK, whose translation is MQAAPEQRQPGDSWQPGQAGRLLAALHAAPNAALNGDPKGMSVAVEVQAQQATQHVAQAQPATLSLQGAASGAPSLVPTPAAARDPAGDGPLQVDELRLSAEPGTAPLRPVAAGHLQRPGTPPHIAAQIAGAIQRGGPNPTIDLSLNPAELGRVKISLQPSDGVVLVHVVADRGETLDLLRRHAEQLAQEFHSIGYGEAQFSFSRQSSDQGPANEAGPHVEGSREHPLAPGEGTPLPRPSIGLTMSDRVDIRV
- a CDS encoding xanthine dehydrogenase family protein molybdopterin-binding subunit, whose protein sequence is MAFDENVKTEFKVVGTRVKRPDGIDKVTGRALYGADFNAPGMLVGRILRSPHAHARIVSIDTSEAEKLPGVKAIVTSADLADPEDDFFRDIRDNCLARDKVLYDGHAVAAVAATSRSAAKAAARAIKIEYEKLPHVTDVDEAMKPDAPVVQAGRSDESVPEGLSENVTSYFEFGHGDLDAGFAKADKIIERSFKTAATHQGYIEPHACLATMGSDGRGDLWCCTQGQYFVRTICSEVCGIEATQLRVTASEIGGGFGGKTTCFIEPVALALSKKSGRPVKIVMSREEVFRATGPTVSSSSDVKIGMTKDGRITAATAKLRYQGGAFPCGTVEFGAQSAFAAYDLEAVRSYGWNVLTNRPKEAAYRAPGAPMAIYAVESVVDELCQELGLDPLDVRLKNAARKGTLASYGPTFNDIGLVATLEAAQAHPHYAAPLGENQARGLSCGFWFNFGGNTCVSLNVNHDGTVGVVEGNPDIGGSRASISMMAAEELGIPYEKVRTVITDTNSLGYNDVTDGSRVTFAVGLATIEAARAAKREMCKRAAQIWGIDEEAVVWEDGAARPSGPNAGEHPPMSLADIAAVMDQTGGPIAGHHEVNADGAGVSFGVHLVDVEVDKETGSTKVLRYTVFQDAGKAVHPDYVEGQMQGGAVQGIGWALNEEYIYGEDGRLQNPGFLDYRVPVASDLPAIEPVILEIPNPGHPYGVRGVGETSIVPPLAAISNAVSRAAGVRMTELPMSPPRVLKALSGG
- a CDS encoding FAD binding domain-containing protein, which codes for MKYVKPESLEAAATLLAAEAGTSRILAGGTDVLVQLRSELVEPDLIVDIKHLDGLRDIVEENGGFRIGAGVSGAQMGEHAALCAAWPGVVEGAELIGSTQIQGRCTMVGNLCNGSPAADSVPGMVAAGAVARVHGPDGERDVPVKEIPAGPGKTNLGKGEFITSIFLPARPANASDAYLRFIPRTEMDIAVASAGVNLELAEDGTVSAARVAVGAVAPTVRLVPDAGAALVGSKLDDAAIAAMVSAVEAACSPIDDKRGTVEYRTTTAGVLAKRAAHIAYDRAGGAK
- a CDS encoding flagellar protein FlgN, with the translated sequence MTDPTPQNLIDQLDGLLDVERRALLNGELDAIAAIAEEKEQLIDALNAIQPEQQPPLKDLQSKVARNQVLLDGALQGIRKVAARLAALRRIRRTLETYDAAGRKQTIQGEVDHKVEKRA
- a CDS encoding rod-binding protein, giving the protein MVPRLDARAAAEKLEATFLAEMLKSAGLGTQPNSFSGGVGEDQFASFHRQALAEAMVRRGGIGLAESFYKAMMETKDD